DNA sequence from the Oreochromis niloticus isolate F11D_XX linkage group LG8, O_niloticus_UMD_NMBU, whole genome shotgun sequence genome:
acaaaacattattttattttatatgctggaatatgcagaaaatcggtttaaatgttaaaaaatttcttcaagtcaaagacagctgcatataatttaatttttgcttaatGCAATGTGCATATAATCATaacattaaaactaataaaactttccatttgattcaattttacatgatggattatgcatctcctttattacgtattcaggttgtgtatcatgtttttgaaaagtaactaagtaactaagtaactaattaattttgaaaataagtaatcagtaagtaatgggattacttttttggagaagtaatgagtaattagtaactaattacttttttcaagtaacttgaccaacactgcctGTAACTGGTTATTATGCATCAACATCATATTTGTAGCGGTCTTGCGTTCCAGTGGGTCTCTTCTGTACTGTTGCAGTCTCTCCTTGATTGACACAGGGTTCACTTGTCCCAAGTCCTCTGGTGTGCATCACTTTCTCTCTTGTTCCCTTTCGTGGTCCATGTTAGTTTCTTGATCTCtgaactctctgtgaatggtactcatggccattgatcagtgttctttgatcagtgggttttggtcagtgattgttgatcaatggtcatgggaatttgcataattatgattaaggaactgacctcactgcccattgttccttcactgGGCTggttcagtcattatgcaaatgtactgtttataagattggggaaacctgcagtcggCTGaggctgaagaagtcacttggatgagtgacgaaacgtttctcccacaaaacgctacgtccagatgaacagaatcaacttttggagatttacttacctggatgattgagcatgcatcaagatgatACTGTAATGATGTATTTGTATTTCATTACACCCCACctctgaaaacaacagaaaaaaattcaCTTACCTTCAGAATTTAAGATAtatcctttgtttgtttttttaatcacctCTTATGTCTCTGTACCTTGTTTCTATTCACCTTGTGGTTTTTTTtcacgtgtgtgtgtatatggggtttttttctttgtaaatcaCGTGTGCTTGTgtcttgttcctttttttcagtgtattaCTCCCAAACCCTGATTTGATCCATGAATGCGACATATTTTCTGCACTCTGTACTCAAACTTTCACacctagttttaaaaaaagtaaacttttaaatAGCTCGTGACTGAATGTTTGGACTTAGAATAAATCAGGAAGATGTTAGACTGAAAAcataattattaaaatgtgagtttgaattattaataattaatgtgaGTGTATCAGTGGGTGCTAGATCTGTGCTAGAAAAATTTGTTTGAGAACGGCACAATCATCTAGAattaatttgcttttttttcattttcattaggaaattttttaaatcatgaagattaaattaaattcaaacttttgtaaaacaaaacaaaacaaaaaacacacaaatctaACACACTCCAAATACTCAATCTGTGGAAGTTTTTGGATGTTAATTAATTATAACATCCAAATTTCTAATCCTTTATCACAGGTTACTTTGACTTTTTGTATTGTCACTCTACTTTGAAAGTCCACACCGGAAGTTTTGTATGTTCACCCTGCAGTTTCTGTGTCTGACCACTGGAGGGCAGTGGAAACTGGTAGCTctctttattttaaactgtgtttaagATTACTCGGCTCTACACTCGAAACAGCTGTgattttaaagtattttcatGTTAAATAACGGCAGGTCTGTCATACGTTTGCTTTAAATGGGTTCTTTAACCAAATGTCATACCAGAAATATCTGTCCCGGCCGGGACACCGTCCTTCCTGGTGTGGGTGTGGACACAGATGACTACACAAATAATGGAGGAGAAGCTTCAGAAGTCTGTCTCTTGAATTTAGTTGTACATTTAAGTAGTTTGCCctcctttttttgctttttggttGAGACTTTTAGCTGGCATGCTGTGCCAGGATGGGAAATCTttttggaaaaaagaaacaaacccGAGTGACAGAACAAGACAAAGCGATTTTGGTAAGTGTCACACAGCTAGCTGAAGTGTTAGCCTGGAATTCTGTGCTGTAAAACAGAGCGAGCTATTGTGTGCTAATTTAACAACTTCGGTTATCGAGTAGCCCCCAGCGATATTTTATGAAGCAAAACCTCAAAATGTTATCATTATTCAGGGTCTATTCTTCTGTCTTAATGCACTTAACCCTTTAATCGTCCTCGACTCGTTCTTTAAAGTGTCCTTTAAGCAAACACTATAAGTCATTCAAATTCTAACACAGTAGTGTACTTGTTTTTCTATGCCGATATTACTGGAGGACCTTAACGTAAGTGCAGCCAGTAATAATCAGATTATAGCTGCGTAGTTTGTGCAGACTGCTACTATTTCCAAACCTGGATCAACAAGAAGTTGGTATGGGTGAATTAGTTTGACGCTTATCTGAGTGCAGTGCAGGTGTATGGTTTGTTCATGTCTCTATTTCCTCATTTCAGCAACTCAAACAGCAAAGAGATAAGCTCAGGCAGTATCAAAAGAAGATCAATGTGCAGCTGGAGAAGGAGAGGTTTCTGGCCAAACAGCTGCTGAAGGATGGCAAAAAAGAGTGAGTACAGTGTAATCAATGAAACCATAGTAATGATTGAAAGCAGAGTAAAGGCATATAAGCTCTCAGCACGAAATATATAAATACTGCACAATAGGGAGCTTAATACTCAGGACAGGACAATTTTcttcaaattaaaatgaagaaaaataaggTTTGGAAATCTGCAATTCTGAAATGTTGTTTTAATTGATGTCTCAAAAGCTGGAGAAGGCTATGTCAGAAACTCTGAAATGCATTATTTGGGTAGCTAGGCCTGCATTATTTCAGGCAGAAtccttaaaaaataataaatagtgaaaaacacaaatcaAGCTGATGTCTTCAGTTGTTTTGCTTCTCTGACCAGCTGTTAAGAATCCAAAAAATATTTCCTTTCACTGTCACCAAATTCAGTTTAACAGAGGGCTGCACTGGATGAAAATCACATTCTCTCCGATCTTCTTCAATCAAccttccttttgttttctctggGTTATCTACTGCAGCTCACTGTGAGCACATGTACAGTGTTGGTACATGTGCTCACGATGCTTGGACAGAGAATCAGAAACTAAACATAAAACTAAACGTAAATCCAAAGCCAGTTAATAGTGGCAAGAAAGAAAATGGGATGGGAAAGAAGAGAGTTTTTTAAGACGGCGACTGTTACAAAAAGAATTTGGGAAGACGAGACATTTTGTGCAGcgctgattattttttttaggcAATGTGTCTAGAAATTGTCAATCATCTCTTACATTTCTCCCTCCTTACTACaagctttaatttgtttttttgaacAGGAAAGCTCTCCTCTTGCTGAAGAAGAAACGCTATCAAGATCAACTCTTGGACAAGACAGAGAACCAGATAAGCAACCTGGAGCGTATGGTGAGCGATTGGCGAACTGCACTGACACTCAGCAGCATTTAGGTGATGCTCACAGCTCCTCCCTGTGCTCCTCATTTCAGGTTCAAGACCTGGAGTTCGCCCAGATCGAAAGGAAAGTCATCGATGGACTGAAAGTTGGAAATGAATGCCTGAAGAAAATGCATGAGGTAGGTGATGACATGTGGCCTGCAGATGCTTTTAAAATTCATCACCTTTTATTCATGAGCCGTTATCAACTCTTTTTCACTGCAGGTGATGTCAATTGAAGAAGTAGAACGGATTATGGATGAAACTCAAGATGCCATTGAGTACCAAAGGGTAGGTCCTTTCAGCTGGtaatcagtttcatttatttctttagcCTCTTTTGACTTCATTCTGCAAGTAGATGTCGAGAGAGTGAAAATTTAAAAGGATTTCTCCAGTCTCTGTAGATTAAATTTCACAGATGTAAAATTGGGTTCGTATCCACAGtcatttcactttttaaaaacttgtcGTCTCTCTGCAGCAAATTGACGACATGCTGGCCGGCTCCTTATCTCAGGAGGATGAAGATGCTGTGCTGGCTGAACTGGAGGCAATAACTCAGGTTAGTTTAATCggctttaaaaattaaaaatttagcAAGCATTTTAGCATGCTCTTCATTTTGATTCTGAGTTCTGACCTGTTGGATTTTGAACTTTCTCTCAGGGAGATGTCGAGCTTCCTGAGGTCCCTTCAGACAAACTGCCAGAAGTTCCAGAGGCCTCGGAGGAGCAACCAGGTTTGTTGTCTCATGTTTTTCACATTCCTGttcaaaaagcaaaagcaaaactgACTAAAGTTCCAACCAGAAGTCTTTCATTATCCATTGAtaactctgtttttattttgttgtactaATGTAAGATGACCTCGAGAGTCTTTAAAGGCACctattaataaaatatattattattattattattattattactactgaTGACTTTTAGAATATGTGCATGACACTTAATAGAAAAATCCCACAGCCCGCCTCCCATCGTGTTTCATATTGCAGAGGCTGTGATGAAACCTCAGTAATATTATCTTCTTTCCATGACTGTAAACACTTCACCACCAGAAAGTAATTTTAGAGGAGTCAGTAAATAGAAAGCTTTTATTAAAAGGCTGTGCTGAGTCACCGTGGGCCCCGGTGACCTTATCACTCTGTCTAAAACTAAAACACTGCAGTGTGATGAAGCTTAAATCTCGCTGCTGTCTCACGTCTTTAAAAAGGTCTTTAATGAGGTGTCTTCTTGTCACGTTGGTGCTTTATTAGATGCTTAAATGCAAAGCTCAGAAGAGAGAGGTCCTCAGAAAGTGAGGTTATTACACCTATTAGCATCAAgtttttattaatataaatGGCAAAAACCtgccctgcagctgtttgcagCCACTACTTGCAGATTTTTGTGTTGATCATTGTTCTTTCGCTGCTGAATCAAAACGTCTGGAAAGATTCCCGTCTCTTTGCCATCTTTGTGATCTTTGACTCTCAGTCAATGGTGAGGAATGGTAGAGGCACACCTGATAGGAAGTAAAAGGCTGTCAATTGTTGAAGCTTAAACACTCTGGTGACCGTTAAAATGTGCGTGTAACATGCATATAAGCGTGAAAACATTATATTGGATTTACGTGCCTAAAAATGACCTACATACATGCACTTTCTATACACATAAAAGGTAAAAGTACTTTTTATTTgaagtaaatgttttaatcaatcCGAGTATATATGTGAAGAATCTTGGTAGCCTTGTTAGTTCATAGGCAGAGTTTCTTCAAGATTACATACTCTATGGTCACTGCAGCACGATTAGTACTCAGTAGATACTTTATACATGTACATGTATAATCTGTATTAGGCCTGGTCAGTGACACCTAACATCTGGTCGCTACAGAGAAGTTTGTAATTCTTTAACTGGTTGACAAGAAGCCATAAGGGGGTTTTGGTTTTTGGGGCAGCACCATGTGCTTCTTTGCATCCAGTTTCACTCTACCGACGGCAAATGTCCAGCAAATGCTCGTCAACCATtcagaaaatacaaatttttCCTTAGCAACAACTGGTTGcgtaagaagaagaaaaagaaaaagaaaaaaaagcaacaagtgGTTGCCATATGTTCGTTGACccgtctctaggcctgtgtggctgaaacctcagttttatttctgcATTGTTGGGTCTGTGAGCTTTCTGCACTTGATCTGTGATCTCACAGCAGGTCCAGgttgtgtgttttatgttattGGACAAGATGAAGGTGATGTTGTGTCTGCTGTCAGGTCAGGCTTCAAGAAAAATGAACTtgggttttatttttgcataaaaatgaGTTCAGTGcagtgagattaaaaaaaaaaaataacaatacagaaTAAAACAATTTTGGTAAGTAAAgttcaataaaataaactagTCTCAGCAGAGGAAAAAGTTTGCAGCATAAAATAATACATTGGTTAACAAAACTTACAAAACTTCAGATAACTGGTGGACATGGTATGCAAACAATAGCAAGCACTAAAGCATACTAAAATGCTGTAACATTACCTATAAAAGATTTAGCATGTCACGACTCTGCGGTCCCTCACCctgcttctttctctctgaATCTCTTTGTTTCAGAGCGGGAGCGTCCCAAGAAGAAACCGGAGCGAGAGGCGCTTGCTTTGTAGGAGCACGACTGAGGACCTTCAGCCGACAGCAGCTGGCTGCTCAAAGACCCAAAGATGGCAGCCAGTCTCAGATAACCGGGCCTCCTCCACCCCATCCAGTGGCTGCTTCTCCTCATGGGCTGCAGGTTCACACGTGAAGTGAGTCAGGACCGGTTCACTGCAGTCACAAATGCTGATTTGAACCATGAAGACCTGTGAGATCAGATAATCGTGCCTAACCTTTGTTTGATTAGTTCTCTGTGTTTACCATCAGTCATTTGACAGACAGTGACCTAAAGCTATGTATATATGTCATTTTAATTCCTCCCTCTAAATTTCTTCACCTGATGGGTAATGTTTTTAAAGAGCCAGTTCACCCAAattacagaaacacacatttacCTCAGTGCATCCAGTTCTGTGCTGCCATGCTTTTTTTGCTTTACAGCTGCAGAAAATCCAGCTGAGATTAAATTGCTTTTTTCCTGCtatagaatatatatatatgttctgTCGTTTGTCCTGTGAGGGAGGGGTTAAAATGCAGAAGAGACGTTATGATGGTGCTGTGATCTGGCGATCTGATCCACCTTCCTGTCATCGTGTTTGCCCTCCGTGTGCTCACCAGTAACTGATACCTGTACAGCCTGAGCAAGTTGGAGTAAATGGAGTAAATGGTCTACCCTTATGACctaaacacataaaacaaagtGGCGGAGGAGTTAATTTCCAACTTTCACCATGAACAGAGCCTCCTTCACATATGGCATCACATTATTTACCCTAACATTTGCCTGGCTCTTTACTTTCTTTGATATATATATCGTTCTACTAATGCACTCAGCCTGTTTTTATCTGTGTAAAATCTCCCACTCGGCCTCCCTGCAACAAACGCACACAGCTGGTGAAACAAAAACTTGAGGAAAGCAAAACAAGCATCTCTGCAAACATACAGTTACATAAACTTAAACTCACACCATCTGACAGAAACACCCTGCTCctgttttctctcattttcagaTGATGGATCAGTGATCAGTCAATGTAATAATAGAGAAACAAGCCTGGGAAGCTATTGCCAACAGCTCTGACCATCACTGGTCTCTGACAAGTTCACATAGAGACATTTTTCTTCCATCTAATAACTTATTTGTGATTGCAAAAAGGGATGATTAGATCTAATTTCTgctagtttttaaaaatctttgctTATAAAACATTTGCATTTAGCAACAGGATCGAGGGGtaagttgtttttcttgtgatttGAGTGAACTGATCCTTTAAAGCAGGTATAACAGAAACATAACATTTTCTCTGTCTTTGGTGTCTTTCTCTTACCGTAAAGGCCTTCTCTTTGCCTGGCTTTGCTTTCTGAGTTACTCAACCCACCCTAAagtacccccccaaaaaatacaaaacaaagaaaactatttGCATCAGTTTTACAGAATATTCTCTCAGTCTGACCCCTTTTCAAGCAGCTTAACTAATCTAATTCCTTGCTCCCCTTGTGGATTAGTTCAGTGTCATTGGAGAAAGGGCTAATCATATCGTCTGTGGGCTTACCTCTGACGCCCAGACAACAGCTGGTAATCTCTTCAAGGTAATAACTTGACAGAACCTGGGGCTTTACCCATCAAGTATTATCAAAACTAATTATTTCAGTGTGTGCGTATGATGCTTTAGATTTTCTTacatattcattttaaagtggAGCAAGAAGGGTGGCCTAGATCCAGAAGGCTTAAAGCTTGTGCATCTTTGAAGATCCAGCTAACTAATCTGTAAATCAGTTAAtctcacagacagaaacactgatGACTAATACTGACAGGCTGTGATTCGTCAGTCCTGCTGCAAACTGCTTGTCTTAAAATGGCCTCAGAAATTGTACCTCTATATATTCTTTTTAcaataaaagtgtttttgtttttttttattgtcgtTCGTTGTCTCACTGCCTGTAAATCACTGTTCAGATTGTTATTCAGTGAGTGAACACAAGGTGGCAGCAGAGTTAAGCTGCTGGTCTCCATGCTCCAGTTTTCTCTTTCCTCACTTCACAACTGACCGAGGCAGGTGATCTCTacatgtttggaaaaaaaatgggaGTCCTTCTCTCCACTATCTCCAAATGCTTCTTATGAGGGATTCTTTGATCACTGAGCTTCGGTCTCTAATTTTGTAGGGTCCTTACATAAGgaccttgagatgactgttttGAACtggtgctatgtaaataaaaccgAATTAGGTACACAGTTTACTGTGGGGCTTCCCTCTCATATCCAGATGAAAGTTATCTTGTagctaaaatgtaatattttcgACCACCttatttttctaaatatatACCAATCAGGGATAGCATTATGTTGGTCCCCTATTTGCTCCCAAAACAGCCCTAACCTGTCAAGGCATGGACTTAACTAGATGCCTGAAGGTGTGCTGGGGTCCAGCACATCCCAGAGATGCCCAATTGGATTAAAGTCTGGGAAATATGGAGGtcaagtcaacacctcaaacttgttgtgctcctcaaaccattcctgaaccAGTTTTTTGTGGCAAGTTGGATTATCatgctgaaagaggccatcaGGGAATTCTGTTCCTCTGAAAGAAGGTACATggtggggcgatcgtggctcaagagttgggagttcgccttgtaatcggaaggttgctggttcgagccccggcttggacagtctcggtcgttgtgtccttgggcaagacacttcacccgttgcctgctggtggtggtcagagggcccggtggcaccagtgtccggcagcctcacctctgtcagtgcgccccagggtggctgtggctacaatgtagcttgccacacacctgtgtgaatgggtggatgactgggtgtgtaaagcgctatacaaataaaggcCATTTTCAACCATGCTTAGGTAGAAGTAGCATCtcaaggtttcccagcagaacattgccTCCACCGACTTGTCTTCTTTCCATGGTGAAATGCTGGTGCCAAGTTTTCCCCAGGTCAGCAATATCCATGCACCCAGCCATCCATGTGATATGAAAGAAAATGTGATTCACCAAATGAGGCCACCTTCTTGCACTAGTCTGTGGTCCAGTTCATGTTTGCGTGCactttgttggtgtttttagcAGTGGACAGGGGTCAGCACAGGCAGCCGGACTGGTCTGCAGCTCTGCATCCCCATACACAGCAAACTGTGATTCACTGTGCACTATGACACCTTTCTGTCAGAACCAGCATGAAGTCTTTCAGGAATTTGAGTAGATCCATGTGTTGGATTGGACCATATGGGCCAGCTTTCATTCCCCATGTGCCTTCTGTTCCTTCCTTCGACCACTGTTGATAGAGGAACACTCTACTGGAGATGTCCTGACCCTGAGGAGAAAATGTTAACTTGCTCCTTTATATAACCCCTCCCCCCATGGATATCCATCTGTGAATACTGACAGGTATTCACTTCACCTGTTTCCAACCTATTTCCCACATCACACAAGGGGAAATGGGTCACATGATGCAATACAAAGAAATTTGTTTCCTGCTTTGGTGTGGAGGAGCTTGAATGTCCTGCACAGA
Encoded proteins:
- the chmp6b gene encoding charged multivesicular body protein 6, translated to MGNLFGKKKQTRVTEQDKAILQLKQQRDKLRQYQKKINVQLEKERFLAKQLLKDGKKEKALLLLKKKRYQDQLLDKTENQISNLERMVQDLEFAQIERKVIDGLKVGNECLKKMHEVMSIEEVERIMDETQDAIEYQRQIDDMLAGSLSQEDEDAVLAELEAITQGDVELPEVPSDKLPEVPEASEEQPERERPKKKPEREALAL